The DNA sequence ATTTAACATTGGTTTGCTTGTCCAAGACTTCATTCTTCTCCTGTagtttttggtttttcatattttcagtgtctttcaatattgttagttttttgttattatgTTCAGCGTTAACGTCAATGATTTGTTTAACCAACCGGTTTTTGCTGACTTCAATTTTCTCAGAAGTCTCCTTTCTCATGGCCTTCAttgaattttcaatttcgtcAATCTGGCTTTGTAAAGTTTGTAACTTTTCTTcgtattctttatttttggcgTCGTATTTAGCCTTTTCCTTTGCTCTAAGATCAGTTAGCCATGCTTGATGAACCTTTTCATCataattgattttttcataaacTGCCTTCGATAGATAACCATGTTCCTTCGTCTTTACAATTAATTCAGGATTCTCTGGGGTGGCCACTGGATTTGATGGAGCAGTAGGGTTGCCTTTTTGGGTAGACGAAGAAGTGGGGCTTTTCCATAGGGCAAAAATACCGGTTCTTTCCTTTCGAGGACGCTCCTGAAAGGGAACCTTGGGAGCTTTGCTTGGATCGATTGgactttcattttcttctgattCTGGTTCTGAAGTTTCTGGAGTAGACATTTCCTCTGCAGGTTCCTCTTCGGATGATTGTTCGgtttcttcttccgctTCTCCTTGTTGCCCCTCTCCGGAACGATTGACTTTCTTTACAACAGACGTTTCCTCCTTTTGCTCCTCCGTTGGCACAACTGATTTTGAATCGCCGCCTTGGCCTGCAATACGTTGTTCTGACGCATCCTTTTCGGATGTAACAGTTGTTTCAGGTGCATTAATTTGAGTCGAATCAGCAGTTGTTTTTGTTAAACTTTGTTCTGCTATGTTTCCTTCATCGATAGGGCACACCGCTTCTTGAATGTTTTCCCCGTTTTCAGcagttcttttttcaattgaagtAGACTCACTCGCTTTCCCTTCCTGCTCTTCCTCCATAGAAGTTGCTTCATCGGCACTATTTTCGACACCGGTAGTGGTAGAAGCACTGTTAGTCGTTGTCGTTGTCTCTTCATTGGCCTCAGATGTGGTTGTAGAAGTACTATCCTCGTCATCTGATGAGGTTGAAGACGAAGAGGATGTGGAAGTGGAAGTGGAAGTGGAAGTGGAAGAAGTAGTGGTGTCAGTGTCACCCTTTCCATCCTTCGTTAAATCAGTGATTTTCTggcattttttcaaatatttcaaatgcTTCTCCTTCAGTTCCAACTCAGTTAGCAACTGGTATTgtctttcttcattttgaGTCAGGTAAGTTGGAAATCTAATATCTTTAGCTCTCTTGGCATTCTTTGGTATGTTTTTGTAGCCTAAATCCTTAGGTTGTTGCTTTGAATAGGCAGAAGTAGCGCTAATAGTGGGAAACTTTCTGTTTTTCGCATCTTCTGCAGATAACCGGTTATTCTGCCTATTAGCGAGGGCGTCTTGTCTAAATGGCGAGACCCATTCTTCCTTGCCTTTTGGCTCATTAGACACAACCTTTTGCAAAAATTGATAAGGACTTTCCTGTTGTTGCGCTTGCTGATTTTGCGCATTTGCCGAAGATTGATTGATCAATTGCGTGAAGGGGTCGTCTTCCTGGCGGTTGATATTGAATAGCATAGTTTGAATACGTAGTTGACTAACCTCTTCCTTTTAATTGTGTGCAGCTGGTCTCAGATTTACGATATACGAGAGATTCACGGGATAGCAAAAATACAAGAACGATGATATATATGACAGAACGATGGATAAGGATGATATGTTTGCTGCCACTATTTAGGATGTCACTACCCCTCTCCCAGTTCTTTTCTCCTCGTTTCAATTGAGAAAAGGCAGCTTGCTACCCGGCCACTCACCCCTTATTCTTGCTCAGCCGTTTAAGGTGAGAACCCTTTACTTCATGAGCCTTTGTAGATCTTTCTATTGCTACGATTTAAGGGTCGGTGATGTGAAAATTGTGATAATCATCAGCGGTAGTTTAGTAGGCGTGCAAGTTGAAAGTACATgttttatttctatttctttccttGAAAGATTGGACGTTTAGCATTTGCAGTAGTGACAATACATTAAATGTGCTCTTAGTATTAGGGTAGTTCTTCTTCGGGGAATCCGTCACATTCGTTTTAGATGCGCGGATATGGCACTTGTTGTTGAGATCTCACTCCTTTTGGTCTGTCTTGCCTGCGCCGCATTGTAATCGGTGCCGGTAGAATGTCGCGCttatattttcataaaCTTTCGCCCTTTTACGAACCCTTTGGCGGCAGGCCGTTTAAAATCTGTTGAAGATTCCCTTTACGAACAATGAGCCGTGTTCCGATCAGGTAGGTGGGAAGTAAGGCCTATTGCGCCTTGGATGCagatagatatatataaacTCACAGCAATTGGTTGTATCAGTAAACCCCTTCTTGTGATGGGAggaaatagaaaagaagatgttATGCTTTTCAGAGGCTTCATATCCATCTAAATCgcaataataacaataaaagaaCAATAATAAATGCTATCAGCTGCAGACAATTTAGTGCGCATCATAAATGCTGTCTTTCTTATCATATCGATAGGTCTAATCAGCGGCTTGATAGGTACACAGACAAAGCACAGTTCTCGAGTGAACTTTTGTATGTTTGCTGCGGCTTATGGTCTGGTGACAGATTCATTTTACGGGTTTTTGGCGAATTTCTGGACATCATTAACATACCCAGCAATTTTGCTTGCTTTggattttttaaatttcttatttacGTTTGTAGCAGCTACCGCACTGGCCGTCGGTATAAGATGCCATTCGtgtaaaaacaaaacataCCTGGAACAGAATAAGATCATACAAGGTTCAAGCTCCAGATGCCATCAATCTCAAGCTGCTGtagcatttttttacttttcctGTTTTCTGTTTCTCATCAAAGTGATAGTGACTGTGGCTGGTATGATGCAAAATGGAGGATTTGGCTTTAATACCGGGTTTGGTAGAAGGAGGGCAAGAAGACAAATGGGTATACCTACAATTTCTCAGGTTTAAATATACTGACTGACCTAAAAAAAGGTATTCGGCATACAATTGTTGTtggtcttttttttctttatataaCCATTTGCATTAAATAAATtcaatcaaaaaatcttgttAAAATAATACCGTGTTGGAGACACATGAAAGTGCGTTTTTTTCCATAAGCTCATctatatgtatataataaaaaacttAGTTACAATATTGATAGCGTACGTTTTCTT is a window from the Saccharomyces paradoxus chromosome VII, complete sequence genome containing:
- the FHN1 gene encoding Fhn1p (similar to YGR131W), yielding MLSAADNLVRIINAVFLIISIGLISGLIGTQTKHSSRVNFCMFAAAYGLVTDSFYGFLANFWTSLTYPAILLALDFLNFLFTFVAATALAVGIRCHSCKNKTYLEQNKIIQGSSSRCHQSQAAVAFFYFSCFLFLIKVIVTVAGMMQNGGFGFNTGFGRRRARRQMGIPTISQV
- a CDS encoding uncharacterized protein (Component of the eisosome with unknown function~similar to YGR130C), whose translation is MLFNINRQEDDPFTQLINQSSANAQNQQAQQQESPYQFLQKVVSNEPKGKEEWVSPFRQDALANRQNNRLSAEDAKNRKFPTISATSAYSKQQPKDLGYKNIPKNAKRAKDIRFPTYLTQNEERQYQLLTELELKEKHLKYLKKCQKITDLTKDGKGDTDTTTSSTSTSTSTSTSSSSSTSSDDEDSTSTTTSEANEETTTTTNSASTTTGVENSADEATSMEEEQEGKASESTSIEKRTAENGENIQEAVCPIDEGNIAEQSLTKTTADSTQINAPETTVTSEKDASEQRIAGQGGDSKSVVPTEEQKEETSVVKKVNRSGEGQQGEAEEETEQSSEEEPAEEMSTPETSEPESEENESPIDPSKAPKVPFQERPRKERTGIFALWKSPTSSSTQKGNPTAPSNPVATPENPELIVKTKEHGYLSKAVYEKINYDEKVHQAWLTDLRAKEKAKYDAKNKEYEEKLQTLQSQIDEIENSMKAMRKETSEKIEVSKNRLVKQIIDVNAEHNNKKLTILKDTENMKNQKLQEKNEVLDKQTNVKSEIDDLNNEKTNVQKEFNDWTTNLNNLSQQLDAQIFKINQINLKQSKVQNEIDNLEKKKNDLVTQTEENKKLHEKNVQVLESVENKEYLPQINDIDNQISGLLNEMTIIKQENANEKTQLSAITKRLEEERRAHEEKLKLEAEERKRKEENLLEKQRQELEEQAHQAQLDHEQQITQVKQTYNDQLTELQDKLAAEEKELEAVKRERTRLQGEKAIEEETRQKNADEALKQEILNRQHKQAEGIHAAENHKIPNVQSQKTKNVVPKDDSLYEYHTEEDVMYA